The genome window TGCACCAGCAGGACATACATCTATACAATTCCCGCACATAGTACACGTTGCTCTAGATAAAAGGCCACTAGGACATGCTTTTTCGCAGTCCTTGCAGCCTATACATTTATTATCCCACAACATAATTTCGGATTTAATAGATTGGCTCTCTGGGTTATGACACCACCAGCAATTTAACGGACATCCCTTTAAAAAAACAGTCGTACGTATTCCCGGCCCATCATGTATTGCATATTTCATAATGTCAAAGATAATTCCAGATGTCACCCATCTCAACCCCCGTCTTTAATGACCTAGATAAGCCTTAACTATACTCTCATCTTTACTTAATACTGAAGCATCACCTTCCATGACTATGCTTCCTGTCTCTAATACATATCCCCTGTGAGCTAGTTTTAAAGCTACCTTTGCATTTTGCTCTACTAGTAAAATCGTAGTGCCTTGTTCATTTATTTGCTTGATTATATTCATAATACCCTGAACTATAATTGGTGCAAGTCCCATGGATGGTTCATCAAGAAGAAGCACCTTTGGGTTTACCATCAATGCCCTGCCTATAGCAAGCATCTGCTGCTCTCCACCTGATAAAAACCCTCCCATTTGCTTATGCCTTTCTTTAAGAACAGGAAATAATTCAAAAACGTTTTCAATCCTCATTTTTCTTTCACTATCATCCTTTAGTGTAAAGGATCCTAACTCAAGGTTTTCACGTACTGTTAACTCCTTAAATATCCTCCGACCCTCAGGAACATGAATTACACCCATTTCAACAACCTTATGCGGTTCAACCTTAGTTATGTCTACCCCCATAAATTCTACAGACCCTGAACATGCAGGTATTAAACTAGATATAGTTTTAAGAGTAGTACTCTTACCTGCACCATTAGCTCCCAAAAGAGTAACTATTTCACCTTTACGTACTTCCAGATTTATCCCCTTAAGAGCATAAATCTGCCCGTAGCGTGTTTCAAGATTTTTCAGAGAAAGAATTATTTCACTCATACTGCATCTTCCTCCTCTTCTTTTCCTAAATATGCTTCAATTACTCTAGGGTTGTTTTGCACTTCCTGTGCTGTACCTTCAGCTATCTTTATACCATAGTCAAGAACAAAGACTTTCTCCGATATCTTCATAACGAGACCCATATCATGCTCAATCAAAAATACAGTTATTTTTCTCTTATCACGTATTCTTCTAATTAATTCAATTAATTGTTCTTTTTCATCATGATTTAACCCAGCTGCTGGCTCATCCAGTAATAAGAGCTTTGGTTGTGTAGCTAGTGCTCTAGCCCATTCAATTCTTCTCTGATCACCATAAGGTAAATTTCTTGCCAGTCTATCTTTCTTATCAAGAATTCCAACAAAATCTAGACATTCTTCCGACACTTCCCTAATTCTCTTCTCTTCCTGTCTTTGGTTAGGGGTTTTAAAAATGGCTCCAACAACTCCTGCATTCCCTCGACAATGCATTCCAGACATGACATTTTCCATAACAGTAAGATTTTTAAATAATCGTAAGTTTTGGAAGGTTCGTGCCATGCCTAAATGAGTTATTTTATGAGGCTTTTTGTTCATTAAGCTTTGACCTTCAAAAAGAATATCTCCTTCATTAGGCTTATAAAAGCCAGTTAAACAATTAAAAGCCGAGGTTTTTCCTGCCCCATTTGGACCTATTAGACTCTTAATTGTACCTTCTTCTATTTTAAAGGACATATTGTTGATTGCAATTAAGCCACCGAAACGTAGTGTAATATCATTAACTTCTAATAATGCCATAACTCATCACCCCTTTCAAGTTCGCCGATCCGGCCAGATTCCCTGGGGACGGTAGATCATAATCACGAGCAAAATAACCGCAAAAATCAACATTCTATATTGACCGATTCCTCTAAACACTTCAGGAAAAATAGTCACAATCAGAGCACCTAAAACAACACCCGGAATTTTACCCATTCCACCAAGAACAACAGCTAGGAGAATCATTACAGAATGAATAAACATAAATGATTCAGGTGATATTGCCGTCATTTTTACCGCCATAAAGGACCCTGCTATGGCGCCAAAAACAGAACCAATAATAAAAGCATATAATCTAACTGCTACAACATTTATACCCATAGCCTCTGCAGCATCTTCATCTTCCCTTATATATTGCCAAGACCTACCAAGTCTTGAATGATATAGCCTGTATGAAATAAATATTGCTATTACTGCCAAAATAAAAAACATATAATAGAAATGAGTAATCTGATTTAATGTAATACCAAAGAGAACAGGTCTCTCAATACCTATAAGACCACTAGCACCACCTGTTATCTCAAGGTTTCTAGCAACAAGTCTTGTGATTTCCCCAAATCCTAGTGTAACTATTGCTAGATAATCACTTCTAAGTCTTAACGTAGGACCACCAATAATCAATCCTGCAACAATAGCTGCCATTGCACTAAAGGGTAGGGTCATCCAAAAATTGAAACCAAATTGGGAACTTAAAATACCAGTTGTATAGGCTCCAACGGCGAAAAAAGCTGCATAGCCCAAGCTAAGAAGTCCCGCAAATCCAACAATAATATTTAGTCCAAGGCATACCACTATATAAAACCAAGCATTTGTTAATACTTCTTGAGTATATTTGGAAGCCGTCTGGGGTAGAAAAAGCACCACGGCAACTAGTAGAATTATTACACCATAACGTATCATAGGTTTATCTAATAAATCATAAACAGCATCTACTATACCACTGAATGGATTTTTATTTTTGGAATCAGGTTGCTGAGCGGGTTGTAAGCCAGGTTCTTTGTCCATCATAGTATCTACATCCTTTCGCTTTCTTTTTTGCCCAATAAACCTGTAGGCTTAAATATCAAAATTAAGATTAGGATGCCAAAGGAAAATACATCCTTCCATTCAGAACCGATAAATGGAATTTGAGTTCCAAAAGCCTCTAACAACCCCAATAATATACCTCCTAGCATGGCTCCAGGGATAATGCCAATTCCCCCTATTACCGCCGCTG of Desulfitibacter sp. BRH_c19 contains these proteins:
- a CDS encoding branched-chain amino acid ABC transporter permease, producing MIRYGVIILLVAVVLFLPQTASKYTQEVLTNAWFYIVVCLGLNIIVGFAGLLSLGYAAFFAVGAYTTGILSSQFGFNFWMTLPFSAMAAIVAGLIIGGPTLRLRSDYLAIVTLGFGEITRLVARNLEITGGASGLIGIERPVLFGITLNQITHFYYMFFILAVIAIFISYRLYHSRLGRSWQYIREDEDAAEAMGINVVAVRLYAFIIGSVFGAIAGSFMAVKMTAISPESFMFIHSVMILLAVVLGGMGKIPGVVLGALIVTIFPEVFRGIGQYRMLIFAVILLVIMIYRPQGIWPDRRT
- a CDS encoding ABC transporter ATP-binding protein translates to MALLEVNDITLRFGGLIAINNMSFKIEEGTIKSLIGPNGAGKTSAFNCLTGFYKPNEGDILFEGQSLMNKKPHKITHLGMARTFQNLRLFKNLTVMENVMSGMHCRGNAGVVGAIFKTPNQRQEEKRIREVSEECLDFVGILDKKDRLARNLPYGDQRRIEWARALATQPKLLLLDEPAAGLNHDEKEQLIELIRRIRDKRKITVFLIEHDMGLVMKISEKVFVLDYGIKIAEGTAQEVQNNPRVIEAYLGKEEEEDAV
- a CDS encoding ABC transporter ATP-binding protein, whose amino-acid sequence is MLSLKNLETRYGQIYALKGINLEVRKGEIVTLLGANGAGKSTTLKTISSLIPACSGSVEFMGVDITKVEPHKVVEMGVIHVPEGRRIFKELTVRENLELGSFTLKDDSERKMRIENVFELFPVLKERHKQMGGFLSGGEQQMLAIGRALMVNPKVLLLDEPSMGLAPIIVQGIMNIIKQINEQGTTILLVEQNAKVALKLAHRGYVLETGSIVMEGDASVLSKDESIVKAYLGH